In Populus nigra chromosome 1, ddPopNigr1.1, whole genome shotgun sequence, one genomic interval encodes:
- the LOC133671194 gene encoding telomere repeat-binding protein 5-like translates to MVLQKRLDYGFNGYQVPHMPRATRSARRRRSFKKKHEENQMCAFDLLAIVAGKLLLDKESAPSSSNTSADKDQCAVVNSAVKYEWQDEEKPLKVEACDQGSAARNFFVSDLSQVHGQGCSSKESLVTQNNLNLRLASALTKSDCVGRSNAEKLSNDKSKNDIGTFASKVEGVSSEYREFGDCKLEVETKRAVKDEPGKSGVVLSSTAANMCSLDDPVVLDAKPPALASLDSCTKVPLCRSHIPNSSFPTNRDDVNVVSRDDDDNSSGCTHPITKTKFFRPAPRIGDRRIRKILASKYWKVAPKFKDATVSNSDGDLKPVFHKRKNYYRQQRSERLYPFKKRKHYAYSSPANLDGGLSCEFVSDSPRKGSNGDASGSCSRMHGVTGASSSFVAQHTSFQPRDSRGMRTFNGGASSSFVGQRTSFQPRDCHVKLRIKSFRVPELLVEIPESSTVGLLRRTVMEAVTAILGGGLRVGVLLQGKKVRDDNKTLLQTGISHNNQLDSLGFCLEPNPSQTPPSLCPEDSPFLLQCDTPDPISRCPPTAGVVCQGICTGSPEPHANNLGNCIESDRDSASSPTDTSMDKSTNSKALVAVPAMKVEALAVVPAHQKSKQSEIVQRRIRRPFSVAEVEALVQAVEKLGTGRWRDVKLRAFDNAKHRTYVDLKDKWKTLVHTARISPQQRRGEPVPQELLDRVLTAHAYWSQQQANQQFKH, encoded by the exons ATGGTGTTGCAGAAGAGATTAGATTACGGATTCAATGGCTATCAGGTTCCTCACATGCCCCGAGCTACCAGATCAGCTAGG agGAGGCGTTCCTTTAAGAAGAAACATGAAGAGAATCAGATGTGTGCATTTGACTTATTAGCCATCGTAGCTGGAAAGTTATTGCTTGATAAAGAAAGTGCTCCCAGTTCTAGTAATACATCAGCGGACAAAGATCAGTGTGCAGTTGTTAATAGTGCTGTAAAATATGAATGGCAGGATGAAGAAAAACCTTTGAAAGTAGAAGCTTGTGATCAGGGAAGTGCTGCCAGGAATTTCTTTGTTTCTGATCTATCACAAGTTCATGGACAAGGTTGCAGTTCCAAAGAATCTCTTGTCACTCAGAATAACCTCAATTTAAGATTAGCTTCTGCACTAACAAAGTCAGACTGTGTAGGGAGGTCCAATGCTGAGAAGTTGAGTAATGACAAAAGCAAGAATGATATAGGTACTTTTGCCAGCAAAGTAGAGGGAGTTTCCTCTGAGTACAGAGAATTTGGTGACTGTAAATTAGAGGTTGAAACCAAAAGAGCAGTGAAAGATGAGCCTGGTAAGTCTGGGGTGGTGCTAAGCAGCACTGCGGCTAACATGTGCAGTTTAGATGATCCTGTGGTTCTGGATGCAAAACCTCCTGCACTGGCCAGTTTGGACAGTTGCACCAAGGTGCCTCTGTGTAGGAGCCATATTCCCAATAGTTCTTTTCCCACAAATCGGGATGATGTAAATGTAGTTAGTAGAGATGATGACGATAACTCCTCTGGGTGCACTCACCCtatcaccaaaacaaaattctttAGGCCAGCACCACGTATCGGAGATCGAAGAATCAGGAAAATTTTGGCTTCTAAATACTGGAAAGTAGCTCCAAAATTCAAGGATGCTACAGTTTCTAACTCTG ATGGGGATTTGAAGCCTGTTTTCCACAAGAGGAAGAACTATTACAGACAACAAAGGTCTGAAAGGCTATATCCTTTCAAAAAAAGGAAGCACTATGCCTATAGTTCACCAGCAAATCTTGACGGGGGACTAAGTTGCGAGTTTGTATCTGATTCACCTCGAAAGGGCAGCAATGGAGATGCTTCTGGTTCCTGTTCAAGGATGCATGGAG TGACTGGGGCATCATCTTCATTTGTGGCTCAACACACTTCATTCCAACCCAGGGATTCTCGTGGTATGAGAACCTTTAATGGAGGGGCATCATCTTCATTTGTGGGTCAACGCACTTCATTCCAACCTAGGGATTGTCATG TGAAGCTCAGGATCAAGTCTTTCAGGGTGCCAGAGCTTCTTGTTGAGATTCCAGAAAGTTCAACTGTTGGCTTATTGAGG AGGACAGTAATGGAGGCTGTGACTGCTATACTTGGTGGTGGTTTACGTGTTGGTGTACTTCTTCAAGGAAAGAAGGTTAGGGACGACAACAAAACTTTATTGCAGACCGGGATTTCTCACAATAACCAGTTGGATTCTTTGGGTTTTTGCTTGGAGCCTAATCCTTCACAAACCCCCCCTTCTTTGTGTCCTGAAGATTCTCCCTTTCTACTTCAATGTGACACACCAGACCCTATAAGCAG GTGTCCTCCCACTGCTGGTGTGGTGTGTCAGGGCATTTGTACTGGTTCTCCAGAGCCCCATGCGAACAATTTAGGGAATTGTATTGAAAGTGACCGTGATTCTGCATCCTCTCCTACTGACACTTCAATGGACAAAAGCACAAATTCAAAAGCGCTAGTTGCAGTACCAGCTATGAAAGTAGAGGCGCTAGCTGTGGTTCCAGCACACCAGAAATCCAAACAATCCGAGATTGTGCAGCGCCGAATTCGTCGACCTTTCTCCGTTGCTGAAGTTGAAGCATTGGTTCAAGCAGTTGAGAAACTTGGAACTGGAAG GTGGCGTGATGTTAAACTGCGAGCCTTTGATAATGCAAAGCATCGGACATATGTGGATTTGAAG GATAAATGGAAAACACTGGTGCACACGGCAAGAATATCCCCTCAGCAAAGGAGGGGAGAGCCTGTTCCCCAGGAGCTCTTAGACAGGGTCCTAACTGCCCATGCTTACTGGTCCCAGCAGCAAGCCAACCAACAGTTCAAACACTAG